The nucleotide window ACAAAACTTCCCTCTTGTATCATCAACCCATCGCCCATTAATACAATCCCAACATTTTTGGATTCCAAATTCAGAGCAATACCTCTCGTCCCTTCTGCAAATTCGACTAATTCACCTGACATTATTTCATCAAGTTGTTGGTGTTGTCATCAGCCGCTCATGGCAAGAGCTCCAACGCTAGCTTTAAAAAATATACAAAAACCATTATTTCTATTTTACTACCTCACACAACAATACTAAATTAGTTTTGTAACCGTGCAGGCGTGATAGGTGGTTTCTTTATCGTGGCGGCTCTGATATTCCTCATTCTTCTTCGCaaagagaaaaagaagatgagagAGTTCTACGAAAAGAATGGCGGGCCTATACCGGAGAAAGCAAAAATGATAAAGCTTTTTAAAAAGGAAGAGCTTAAGGGAATTTTAAAAGAGAGCAATTTAATTGGAAAAGGTTGCTTCGGTGAAGTTTACAAGGGCCTCCTTGATAATAAAATGGTTGCAGTAAAGAAGCCCGTCAGTGGTACTGTGCTAGAGAATGAACAATTCGCAAATGAAATCATCATCCAGTCTCAAGTCATTCACAAAAACATCGTTAGGCTGATAGGTTGTTGCCTAGAAGTTGATCGCCCGATGCTTGTTTATGAGTTCATCCCCAGAGGCAACCTTGAAGATATTCTTCACGGCAACAAGTCTGTGCCTCTCAGCATGGATGTGCGTTTGAGTATTGCTGCACAGTCAGCAGACGGTCTAGCTTATATGCACTCAAAGACCAATACTAAAATCCTACATGGTGATGTTAAGCCAGCAAACATACTCTTGGACGACAACTTCATGCCAAAGATCTCCGACTTTGGCATATCGAGATTGATTGCAAAAGATAAACAACAGACAGAAGAAATCATTGGTGACAAGAATTATATGGATCCAATATATAAGCTAACAGGACTCCTAACAGAAAAAAGTGATGTCTACAGTTTTGGAGTTGTGATCTTGGAACTTGTAAGTAGGAAAAAGGGTGTTAAGGACACGCACTCTGACAATAATACCTTAGTAAAGAATTTTCGTGAAGCTCACAAAGAGAAAAGGGTACCCGAGTTGTTCGACGATGAAATTGCAGTGGCAAACAATTTAGAGCTTCTTAATAGTCTAGCAAAGATCGCTTTAGAATGCCTTAACCCTGATGTGGATCAAAGACCATCAATGATACATGTGGCAGAGCAACTACTTCTATTAAGTCGGTCTCGTAACCTGTAAGTTGTTCGCTACAAGTTGATGCACAGTTGCACGTCAGTGTGAACCGTCGAATAAGAGAGAGGCAACTATCAGTGTGGCaacatgtattttattttaatttattgtCATGAGCAGAGTCCCTAAAGTTGGAGGCAGAGGTTGTCTTCTTTGATTCGAAAACATTTTTTTATCGTACCTTGGTAAATTTGTTATGAAATGTTATATTTGAAGTGATCGAACATCTGTACTAGTTAATCAAATTTCTCCATTATTTGGCATTTGAAGGAATTCTACCGTAGTGTTCAATTGTCTATCTAATTTTATTTCTACTAATCTACTAAGTGATTAAATGCATGCATTAATTAATCAAACTTCCTCCATTATTTGGCATTTGAGGTACAATTCATTTGTTTAAGTATAGTGTCTTTGTGACCCCATTCTAGTAGTCATCTCATTAGTGCAGCCACCCACACACACGGGCTGTTTTCTTGGTGGCCTAGCTGGCAACTTGCCCACAGCCCCAGGAATCGGATTTGGGCATTTGGGCAGCTTCCCAGCCAGCCCCAAACGTACAAAATCGGAGGCCTAGGAATACATGCTGAGCAAAGCTGCCTGGATATCAAGCAAACAGGCCTAGATTGCAATCAATGCCTAACTGGCTAGTCTCTTTTCTGAATTCCGTGGAAAGTAACTGTTTTCCCCGTGAATTCCCTATCAAGTACCGGTCTTCTCCCTGAATTCCTCATTCCGGCGTTCCCACACCACCCGTACCTACAGAGCAACATCACGCCCAAACTTTGGATACTAGCTAATTGGAGCTCGCAGATGTCATCCGGATGAGCAACGCTCAAACTTTGGATACTTGCTGTTGTGGACATCTTATATGCTATAGCAGACGCTATCCTGAATTATACTGCCATTATTCGAATTACGATGTCCTGCGAATTCTGGAAGTCTGTGTAACACGTGAAAATGAGGAGCGACATGCATATACACCAACCAAAAAGCGTATTTCGCACTTCAATACTGTAACTTCCAGCCACGTTCACAGTTTCTGCTAAGACGACTGGGTATCATCGCTTGTATGGTGAACACATCGTTCTCTTCTGTGTGCAATCCACCTTCAATGAATAATCAGTGGCACCCAATTAGATTTAACCGTGAACATGCCGCCATAATCTTTAAACGAATAACAACCCTTCAAATCAAAGAAAATTTAAAACATGGAATAAGCCACAGAATTGTTTCCAGGGCAATTCGCAACTACATTGGACCCAGCATAAACTTGATGTGTTGCATATTTATCTCTGGATCTGAAACGCAGAAGTTCAGTCAGAACTGATTACTTATCACCACGAGAAGCTGTAAGCCAGAAATCAAAGCAAACAAGCCAGATGCATCCGCTGATCTGCACCAGACATCGCAAGTAAATTTGAACAGAACGCATTCATCTGCAGTAGGAAAGTATCACAACAAACCATCACCTGCCTGCATTAACCACAGCTTTCTGAGCTTCACATTCTCATCATCTTACACCTTCCAGATTTTAGACCGGCAAACTCAATGGCATCAAGAGCTGAACAAAGTGCTGATTGCCCGGCAAATAAATATCAGAGCAAACACCCATTTCCACAGATGCCGCACAGCACATCTCAGCATTGTTGGTGCAAAGTTATGCAAAATGTGGCACAGCTGTCTCAGTAAGCAGAACAGGCTAATTCAAAGATCACATACTGCAATTAGTTCATTATTTAGTGCAAACTCCAAGTAATTACACAAACATGCCGAATGAACCAGGACCACACTGCCTACAGATTATGGTACCAACATACTAATAACTCGCATACTGAACCATTGTCTTTGGAGACTAATAAGACAAACTGCACTGCTGAATAACTAATTGAAGGATTAACCTGGCAAATATAAAATACTGATGCATAACTGAAAATACAGATATCTCTGTTCTGCTTCAAGGAAACATTCTTCAGTAACGATCATCATAAGCACGAGCTGCCCCTCCCCTGCTAGGACGGTCATATGGAGCAGGCCTATCTCGGTAACTCCCACCAAAGCGAGCAggcccaccaccgccaccgctgccgccgccacgTGAACCACCTCTGCCATAGCCACCAGTGCCCCTCGGATCATCACGGTAGTAACCTCCATTGGACCTCCCTCCATCTCTCTCATAGCTCCTTTCTCTGGCAAAGCCACTGGACGCATAACGATCTGCACCACTGTACCTGTCACCAGAATAGCGGTCTGCTGCTGGCGCATAGCGATCACTAGCATAACGATCACGCCCAGCACCATAATAAGTATCCCTGCTgtctacatagcggccaccatcaTATCGATCATCATCGTAGCGAGCCAAACGATCTGATCCTCCAAAGCGGTCACCACGCCCCCCAGTGCCACCACCATACCTTGAACCAGGAGAGTACCTTCCAGTTCTACCACTTCCATCTGAATAAGGGCATTCACGAGCCCAATGTCCAGGGCGGCCACATTTGAAACAATCATCACTTGCTGCTGGAACTACATCACCTCCACTACGATATCCACCTCTGGCACCAGACGagtaaccaccaccaccaccatatcCATAGCCATCATCAGAGTTCCTAGGTTGAGCTTTGTTCACAGAAATATTACGGCCATCCAGTTCTCCATTATGCATTCCCCGAATGGCAGCATCCACAGCCCGAGGTTCTGAAAATGTGACAAATCCAAATCCCCTCGAGCGGCCTGTCTCCCTTTCCACTACAACCTATCAATACAATGAAAATGAACCAATGGGAAGACAGAAACTATATATAATAGTGAGCAACCAAAAATTCTATCAATAGGAACAACATGCAAACTAGGGTGATGTATGATATCAAACAGCTAATGAACATTGTGCAAAACCAGTGAAATCATCCCAACTGTACAAGAGTTAACAGTCGATCCTTATGCCACAGCTCAAATACTGTATGCAAATCAAAATCTGCTGTGACCATCCACTTGGTTAAGAACACTAATGATTACTACGGCCAAAGGTCAGAAGTCAGAACTGAAGAATCAAGCATGTGACCACAAACGACATTGATGAGTCTGAACACTTCCAGGTGAGGACCATGTGCTCCAAGAACCAGTATCCAATCCAGAAAACTGAACTGAGACCGATTACTTTTGGTCAGTTGTATAGGGACAAAACTAGAGGTGAACTATAACATGACCAGGTAGATTTTAGTTACCCTGCCATATCCTTCAGAATCAGAAAAACAAATCTGGAAGTCTAaatgcaatttttttttattcctGGCTTTTCTTTTGCATGAAGAACTAAGCATTTCCATTGCAATGGGAAATGCACAATGGACACGGGGAATAATGCTCTTTGAAGCAGATGTAGGCACAGATGAGCATACAACACTCCTCAGCATCACCATTTCTGCCTCACTACTGAAAGGAAAAATGGTTTCTCTGCCTTTCTTATCAAACTGATCCAGAAGAATGAAGCAACAAAATTTTGCCACAAGTGCAGTCCAGCGCTGGCAACCATGTTTACTTCTGTGGAGTTCATTAACCATGCTGGTGATGATTCTTTTCTGTGATCTAAACCATGCAGTTATCTTAAGTACTAACATGGCAAAAACAGGTCTCTGGTTCTGTCCACAAAACAGAGCACATCTAGCAAAACTGAATCTAACAGTGTATATGCCTCCAATTGATTTTTACTGAACCCATCACCACAAAAATGCTAAGCAGCGAGCTCAATTGATTAGTGAATTTCTTTTCCTGCAACTTTCCTAACTTCCTAACATATAGAAATGGAAGTGACTGCAGCCTCTGTGAATCAGCAGCTGCTATTAGATTGaaattgtaagactaaaagagGGAGGAAAAACAAGCCCTAACATACACAAATAAGAAACATCACTTGTTCCAGTTTATTGATATATAAATTCTTTTGACCATTACTGTGTttatcaaacaatttcaacttgcaACCATGAGGTTCAAATGTCCCTTGATACAAACAACAAAATAGAAATATGTGCCTTTACTGCAAGGGATTGCCATTATTTAACTTAGCATGCACATTATGtataatagtaataataacttTACTAAAGGTCTAAAGTCATGAGACACATTTCAGTTACCTATAACTAGGAATGGTGGAAACATAATCAGAATGGTGACAACAGACAACTAGTAACAATTCAATAAAACTCTATGTTCTGGTAACCAAATTAAACATACCCAAGTTAAAACAGTTAACAAGCAGTTTAATCATCTGTTTCCCCCAGATCgaacaaaaaaaatatattttaagtCTGTAGTATTTCTGTATCACAAAGAAAATTGTTTCATTTTCTACagtatatataaaaattatatctGCAGGTAGGATTCATTTTCTACGGTATATATAAAATTATATCTGCAGGTAGGATAAAAATTGATCCATATAACGGGGTGATCCCCGAAAACAACCTTATTCTATGACTCCCTTTGTTTGGGAGGAGCACATCCGTCAAACCACACCAAAACAGGGTACCCCCCAACTAAACTAACTACAATCCCCTCAAAT belongs to Miscanthus floridulus cultivar M001 chromosome 4, ASM1932011v1, whole genome shotgun sequence and includes:
- the LOC136549483 gene encoding glycine-rich RNA-binding protein RZ1C-like, which codes for MAEDKVGRIFVGGLSWDTTERTLERTFGQYGKVIEAQVVVERETGRSRGFGFVTFSEPRAVDAAIRGMHNGELDGRNISVNKAQPRNSDDGYGYGGGGGYSSGARGGYRSGGDVVPAASDDCFKCGRPGHWARECPYSDGSGRTGRYSPGSRYGGGTGGRGDRFGGSDRLARYDDDRYDGGRYVDSRDTYYGAGRDRYASDRYAPAADRYSGDRYSGADRYASSGFARERSYERDGGRSNGGYYRDDPRGTGGYGRGGSRGGGSGGGGGPARFGGSYRDRPAPYDRPSRGGAARAYDDRY